The sequence ACATGTCCTCAATATTAAGCCACAAGATCAACTGTTTCTTTGATTAACTTTATGTCTATGAAATTACTAGATTTAAAGGCTCTATAAAGTATTGCTACAACTTTAGCTTTCGTCGCAGGTGAAATCTTTTTTGCCCGACTAGCTAATAAGAGCTCAACAGATTCAATAATCTTTGATAGCGCTTCGATATCGATATCCCCCTCATCAGAGACTACGGACTCTAATCCTAGAGCCTCCTGCGTCTCCGTTGGCAGCGAGGATATATGGAACTCGAACGCGACTCCTTTAACCCCTTTCTTCTGACGTTTCTTCCATTCCTCCTTATTAGCTTTTCTGTTAACGCTGCTTTTATCCCCTGGTAGTCCAGGTAGTCCCGCGAGTTCACTAGCAGAAAACCATTCATTTAATGCCATCACAAAGCACTCCGTTTGATTGCGACTTACGTTGCATTAATGGTTGCGCAACGAAAAAATAAGTTTATAAAAATCAGCAACATAATAAAAACAGTGAAATCACAAGGATTTTATTTCGTTGCAATCATTGCAATGACAACGCAATGAAAGTATTGTTTACAGTAACTAGATGGCTACTTGCGGCGCTAGCTAGTCGGTTAACTTTTAAGGATGGCATGAAATGAGTGGTGAAAAAAGAGTAAACATGCATAGGGCGGACATAGTAGCCGCACTCCGTAAAAAGAACTTATCCCTTTCAGGTTTGGGGCGTGAGCACAATCTGTCTCCTTACACATTGAAAAACGCATTAGATAAGCCTTACCCCAAGGCTGAAAAAATTATCGCTGATGCTATTGGAATGACTCCTCAGGAAATTTGGCCAGGGAGATACTGAAATGATGTCGATTGGTAATTGGGTAACCGCAAAGGATATAGCAGGACTTCCAGGGCTCCCATCAGCTATCAGTTCTGTACTTAGAAAAGCCAAAAAGGAAAATTGGGTCTTTAGGCAAAAAAGTGGAGTTAAAGGCGTTGCCTATGAATTCCAGTTTGATTGTCTGCCATCTGGTGTGCAAAACGCTATCCGGCAGCGCTACTACGAGCAGTTGCTACAGCAGCAACCAACCAAATCCCCGGCTAAGGCAAAGACCACCGCATCCTCCAGCCAGTTATTGGAGATCGTGCGCCAATGCCCTGCCGTACTGGAGCAAAAAACGGCCGAACTGACGCAGAAACAGCGCGATATCGCCGATGCCCGGATGGTGCTGGTCGTCGAAGTCCTGCGCCTGGAAGATACCGGCCTGTCACGCATTAAGGCGATTAACTTTATCTGTGACCGGTCACGCTCCGGAGATCTTCCCGAACACCTGCAAAAGTATGTTTCCCTTGCTAATGCGCGCAAAGGGCAACGCGTCGGGGTCAGCGTTCGCTCTCTTAATCAGTGGGTTGTTGATTACCTGCGGGCAAAAGACAGCGCGGAGCGCCTGGCGCTGCTATCGCCGGGGCATAAGAAGGTTAAAAAGCCGGAGCAAATCGCATGGGTGCCAATGTTTATGTCGCACTATCGCAATCCGAACGGCCCTTCCGTTGCCGAAGCCTACAAGGATTTTTACGGCGACTGGCAGCATCGCTATGCCGATCAGCCCGCAATGCGCGATGCGGTGCCGTCTATTTATGCGGTTTATCGCGCCCTGGACAAAATGCCGAAGATTGTCCGCCAGCGCGGACGCGTTACCGGTTCGGCCATGACGGCGTTGCAAACTTACGTTAAGCGTGACTGGTCACAGATGCCGGTTAACGGCGTGTGGATCGGCGATGGTCACAGCATGAAAATGAAGGTTCAGCATCCCGATCATGGGCGCCCATTTACGCCGGAAATTACCCTGGTTATCGATGGCCGTACCCGTTATGTGGTGGGCTGGAGCCTGGGACTGGCGGAGAACGTGATCGCCGTCGCCGATGCGATTCGCCACGGCATCGAACGCCACGGCGTGCCGCTGCTGTACTACTCCGATAACGGGGCTGGTGAAACGGCCAAGCTGTTGGACGCCGACCTGACCGGTATTCTGCCGCGTCTTGGCATTGAACACCCGACCGGTATTCCCGGCAACCCGCAGGCGCGCGGCATTATCGAACGTTTAAACCGTGAGATACCGGCCCGCATCGCGCGTAAGTTTGCCACTTATAACGGTAAATCAGCGGATAAAGAGACGGTGCGTATTACCAGCCGTGCCATTGATTCCGCCGCCAACGCGATTAACCAGAATAAAGACCTGAATCCGGTTCAGAAAGCCGCTATCGCTAAGTTGCCAACCTGGAATCAGTTGATAGACGCCATCGAAGACGAGATCAACGCCTATAACACCCAACATCGGCATAGCGAACTGCCGCGCCGGGATGATGGCAAGCACTATACCGCCGCCGAGTATCGCTCTGAATTGCTGGCGGATGCGGATATTGACCGCTTATCCGAGGCTGAATTGCGCGAAATGTTCCGGCCGCAGGTTAAGCGCGTCGCCCAGCGCGGCTGGTTGTCCGTCTTTAATAATCAGTATTTTGCCGAGGACTTAATTCAGGTAGATGGCGAAGAGGTACTGGTGGCGTTTGATATTCACGATGCCGGTAGCGTTACCGTTCGTCGCCTCGACGGCTCCTTTGTTTGTACTGCGATAGTGAACGGTAACACTCGCGCCGCCTTCCCCGTTGACTATATCGAGAAGGTCAAGAAAGACCGTCACGCCCGCCGTATGTCGCTTGTTAATAAAAAGGCAGAGGAAATCGACGCCGAGCTTAATCCGGTACGCACCATCGAGCATACGCCAGATTTCGGGGCATTGCTGGGGGATGAAATTAACCAGATTAATGATGACCGGGAACCGATGTTTTTATTTGAATCCGAGCGTGAAGAGTATTTACGCCGGAAAAATAAAGCAGTCTGACTGCAATCAGACTGCCTTTAGAGACTGGAGAATATAAATGACGATTAAAGAGCAATTAATAGAAGTTATGGAGCGCAAGGGATTAACACAATCTCAGGTTTCCCGCGCCATCGGTAAAAGTACCGCTGTCGTTAACCAATACCTGCAAGGTAAGTATGCCGGTGATGTTGACGGCGTCAACCAAATTGTTGCCGATTTTATTGAGCGTATTCGTGAGAAAGACAAATTAAAACGCATTGAGGCGCGTTTTGTTTCAACTTCTACCTCACGCAAGGCGCTGGAAATCATCCGTCTGGCCCACGTAGATGCTGAAATCAATGTGATTTACGGCGAGGCCGGGCTGGGTAAAACAATGGCGCTGAAAGCCTATGCGGCGGCGAATTCGACGGCGATCCTTATCGAAGCCGACCCCAGCTACACCGCCCGCGTATTGCTGGAGGAAATTTGTTCCCGGCTCAACCTGTCCACTCGCGGCAATATGCATGAACTGTTTGAGCTTTGCGTCAATAAGCTGCGCGACTCCGGTTATCTGCTGATGATTGACGAGGGCGAACTATTGCCGCACCGGGCGTTGGAAGTGCTGCGCCGCATCCACGACAAAAGCGGGATCGGCATTGTTCTGGCGGGTATGCCTCGCTTGATTCTGAATCTAAAAGGTAAGCGCGGGGAATTCGTACAGCTATATAGCCGCGTCGGTTTTGCGCTAAATATTGGTAATGCATTGCCACAGGATGATACCGACACTATTGCGGAAAGCCTTATTCCCGATGCCTTTACACCGGATATGGGCGCAGTGCTTTACAAAGAGAGTAAAGGTAATGCCCGCCGTTTATTTAAATTGCTGCGCGGTGTGGTTCGCACCAGCCACATTAATGACAGACCGGTCAATATTGCTACCGTCCGTCAATTCGCTGAAATGCTGATTAATTAACGAGGTATTTATTATGTGCCAATTACCCATTAATAACCCCGTATTAATGAAGCCCATTAATCGTTTATTGCAGGCCGGTATTAAAGTCGTGGAATTACATGTTAATTTCCGCCGCCCGGTCATTGAAGTCGATCGCCCTTTTAAAGCCTGGGAACAGGGGGCGGTTGAAATAACGGAAACCCGTAACGGCGTGCAGCGTATCGTCAAAATGACGATATGGCGTGGCGCTCACATTATCTGGAGGTAGAACGGATGGCGAAAATCGTTATCTATGTGCGCGATCATTCTCGCGGTCTGAGTGTTGATTGCCGTTTTGAAGGGGAAAACGGCGACAGCGAGTTAGCGCAGC comes from Brenneria nigrifluens DSM 30175 = ATCC 13028 and encodes:
- a CDS encoding DNA-binding protein, whose product is MALNEWFSASELAGLPGLPGDKSSVNRKANKEEWKKRQKKGVKGVAFEFHISSLPTETQEALGLESVVSDEGDIDIEALSKIIESVELLLASRAKKISPATKAKVVAILYRAFKSSNFIDIKLIKETVDLVA
- a CDS encoding helix-turn-helix domain-containing protein — its product is MSGEKRVNMHRADIVAALRKKNLSLSGLGREHNLSPYTLKNALDKPYPKAEKIIADAIGMTPQEIWPGRY
- a CDS encoding Mu transposase C-terminal domain-containing protein, with the protein product MSIGNWVTAKDIAGLPGLPSAISSVLRKAKKENWVFRQKSGVKGVAYEFQFDCLPSGVQNAIRQRYYEQLLQQQPTKSPAKAKTTASSSQLLEIVRQCPAVLEQKTAELTQKQRDIADARMVLVVEVLRLEDTGLSRIKAINFICDRSRSGDLPEHLQKYVSLANARKGQRVGVSVRSLNQWVVDYLRAKDSAERLALLSPGHKKVKKPEQIAWVPMFMSHYRNPNGPSVAEAYKDFYGDWQHRYADQPAMRDAVPSIYAVYRALDKMPKIVRQRGRVTGSAMTALQTYVKRDWSQMPVNGVWIGDGHSMKMKVQHPDHGRPFTPEITLVIDGRTRYVVGWSLGLAENVIAVADAIRHGIERHGVPLLYYSDNGAGETAKLLDADLTGILPRLGIEHPTGIPGNPQARGIIERLNREIPARIARKFATYNGKSADKETVRITSRAIDSAANAINQNKDLNPVQKAAIAKLPTWNQLIDAIEDEINAYNTQHRHSELPRRDDGKHYTAAEYRSELLADADIDRLSEAELREMFRPQVKRVAQRGWLSVFNNQYFAEDLIQVDGEEVLVAFDIHDAGSVTVRRLDGSFVCTAIVNGNTRAAFPVDYIEKVKKDRHARRMSLVNKKAEEIDAELNPVRTIEHTPDFGALLGDEINQINDDREPMFLFESEREEYLRRKNKAV
- a CDS encoding ATPase; amino-acid sequence: MTIKEQLIEVMERKGLTQSQVSRAIGKSTAVVNQYLQGKYAGDVDGVNQIVADFIERIREKDKLKRIEARFVSTSTSRKALEIIRLAHVDAEINVIYGEAGLGKTMALKAYAAANSTAILIEADPSYTARVLLEEICSRLNLSTRGNMHELFELCVNKLRDSGYLLMIDEGELLPHRALEVLRRIHDKSGIGIVLAGMPRLILNLKGKRGEFVQLYSRVGFALNIGNALPQDDTDTIAESLIPDAFTPDMGAVLYKESKGNARRLFKLLRGVVRTSHINDRPVNIATVRQFAEMLIN